From the Rhodoferax sp. WC2427 genome, one window contains:
- a CDS encoding MurR/RpiR family transcriptional regulator, protein MDKSKPSNLDALRELIAREGERLTPRMRDAARYALDHPNDIALNPVATVAVAAQIAPAAFIRMAKALGFDGYSDLQRLFRAPLQLAVKPTFRERIRHFGGEQTLDNPDDPAEVLRAFSQANVVSLEHLQDDAASLPLQEAIALIQNARIVHVLGLRRSYAVAAYLAYALNRVGQPAVQITGLGGAIAEQASTASPQDLLIAISFPPYAADTLQVCEQVRLRGAKRLAITDAFMSPVAKGADLVLEVNDAKLLGFRSLTSAMCLAQTLAMGLAFAKRNKRAKKSGQPPPLAADLDDIDC, encoded by the coding sequence ATGGATAAGAGCAAACCAAGCAATCTGGATGCGCTGCGGGAGCTGATTGCCCGCGAAGGCGAGCGCCTCACGCCGCGCATGCGCGACGCGGCCCGCTACGCGCTGGACCACCCCAACGACATCGCGCTGAACCCGGTGGCCACGGTGGCGGTGGCGGCCCAGATTGCACCGGCGGCCTTCATCCGCATGGCCAAGGCGCTGGGGTTTGACGGCTATTCGGACCTGCAGCGGCTGTTCCGTGCGCCGCTGCAGTTGGCGGTGAAACCCACCTTCCGCGAGCGCATCCGCCACTTTGGCGGCGAGCAGACGCTGGATAACCCCGACGACCCCGCCGAGGTGCTGCGCGCCTTCAGCCAGGCCAACGTGGTGTCGCTGGAGCATTTGCAGGACGATGCCGCCAGCCTGCCGCTCCAGGAAGCCATTGCCCTGATCCAGAACGCCCGCATCGTGCACGTGCTGGGCCTGCGCCGCTCGTACGCGGTGGCGGCCTACCTGGCCTACGCGCTGAACCGGGTGGGCCAGCCCGCGGTGCAGATCACCGGCCTGGGCGGTGCCATCGCCGAGCAAGCCAGCACCGCCAGCCCGCAAGACCTGCTGATCGCCATCAGCTTCCCGCCCTACGCGGCCGACACCCTGCAGGTGTGCGAACAAGTGCGCCTGCGCGGTGCCAAGCGGCTGGCCATCACCGATGCCTTCATGAGCCCGGTGGCCAAGGGGGCCGACCTGGTGCTGGAGGTCAATGATGCCAAGCTGCTGGGCTTTCGCTCGCTGACCTCGGCCATGTGCCTGGCCCAGACCCTGGCCATGGGCCTGGCCTTCGCCAAACGCAACAAACGCGCCAAAAAGTCGGGGCAACCGCCTCCGCTGGCAGCCGACCTGGACGATATCGACTGCTGA
- a CDS encoding ureidoglycolate lyase, whose amino-acid sequence MTTLAIEPLTAEAFRPFGDVIEASASVRHFSINDGFAQRFHDLAQIDVGSGGGRAILSIFQALPRQLPMQLVLLERHPLGSQAFMPLSGLPYLVVVAEAGPVPVLAQIRCFRAAPGQGVNYARGTWHHPLIALQAPSDFLVVDRGGAPGDANCDEHPLGDTPIWIKA is encoded by the coding sequence ATGACCACCCTGGCCATAGAACCCCTGACGGCCGAAGCCTTCCGCCCTTTCGGTGATGTGATCGAGGCCAGCGCCAGCGTGCGGCACTTCTCCATCAACGACGGATTTGCCCAACGTTTTCACGACCTGGCGCAGATCGACGTGGGCAGCGGCGGCGGACGCGCGATTCTGAGCATCTTCCAGGCGCTGCCGCGCCAGCTGCCAATGCAGTTGGTGCTGCTGGAGCGGCACCCGCTGGGCAGCCAGGCGTTCATGCCGCTGTCTGGCCTGCCGTATCTGGTGGTAGTGGCCGAAGCCGGGCCGGTGCCGGTGCTGGCGCAGATCCGCTGTTTTCGCGCCGCGCCCGGCCAGGGGGTGAACTACGCCCGGGGCACCTGGCACCACCCGCTGATCGCACTGCAGGCGCCCAGCGACTTTTTAGTGGTGGACCGTGGGGGCGCGCCAGGGGACGCAAACTGTGACGAGCACCCCTTGGGCGACACGCCCATCTGGATCAAGGCGTAG
- a CDS encoding polysaccharide deacetylase family protein, with protein MPDRYRTVPRHGRFAYSAIHQRPDYRWPNGARLAVYLGFNIEHFAFGEGLGANLGPVSPQPDVLNYSWREYGNRVGVWRCLELFDALDLPAGVLVNTALYDHCPEVVAACVARGDELIGHGHTNAERQNGMDEATERDLLQSCRDLMQQRSGTAPAGWLSPWIAETALTPDLLRETGYRYTLNWCHDDQPVAMQTRSGTIWSIPYPQELNDIPMVMGRQMDGKDFAQMVIDQFDEMLSQSQTQPLVMGIALHPYIVGQPYRLRHLRRALQHIARLRGDIWFTTPGAIADAMDSLPTP; from the coding sequence ATGCCTGACCGCTACCGCACGGTTCCCCGACATGGCCGTTTCGCCTACTCGGCCATCCACCAGCGACCAGACTATCGCTGGCCCAATGGTGCCCGGTTGGCGGTCTACCTGGGCTTCAACATCGAGCACTTCGCTTTCGGCGAAGGCCTGGGGGCCAATCTGGGGCCAGTGTCACCGCAGCCGGATGTACTGAACTACAGCTGGCGCGAGTACGGCAACCGGGTGGGGGTGTGGCGCTGCCTGGAACTGTTTGACGCACTCGACCTGCCCGCTGGGGTGCTGGTTAACACCGCCTTGTACGACCATTGCCCCGAAGTCGTAGCGGCCTGCGTGGCCCGCGGCGACGAACTCATTGGCCACGGCCACACCAATGCCGAGCGGCAAAACGGCATGGACGAGGCGACCGAGCGCGATCTGCTCCAGTCCTGCCGCGACCTGATGCAACAGCGCAGCGGCACCGCACCTGCAGGCTGGCTATCACCCTGGATTGCCGAAACCGCGCTGACCCCCGACCTGCTGCGCGAGACCGGCTACCGCTACACCCTGAACTGGTGCCACGACGACCAGCCGGTGGCCATGCAGACCCGCAGCGGCACTATCTGGTCGATTCCGTATCCGCAGGAGCTCAACGACATTCCGATGGTCATGGGCCGCCAGATGGATGGCAAAGACTTTGCCCAAATGGTCATCGACCAGTTCGACGAAATGCTGTCGCAGTCCCAGACCCAGCCGCTGGTGATGGGCATTGCGCTGCACCCTTACATCGTGGGCCAGCCCTACCGGCTGCGGCATTTGCGCCGGGCTTTGCAGCACATTGCCAGGCTCCGCGGCGACATCTGGTTCACCACGCCGGGTGCGATTGCCGACGCGATGGATTCTTTGCCTACGCCTTGA
- a CDS encoding MFS transporter — protein MSSINHEQNAVAPPSFERDARASVADHSKIAPGEIAIGVIIGRASEYFDYFVYGIASVLVFPEIFFPFESRLDGTLLSFVIFSFAFIARPIGTVAFMAIQRRWGRGAKLTGSLFLLGIATVGIAFLPGYASLGFTSIVFLSVLRFLQGIALGGSWDGLPSLLALNAPKNRRGWYAMIPQLGAPIGFIVASGLFLYLHSSLWPVDFMDWGWRYPFYVAFAINVVALFARLRLVVTDEYDHLLNEHKLEPSPVVELVQAQGSNLLIGAFAALASYALFHLVTVFPLSWITLYATQPVADVLVIQMIGAAIAMLGIIASGVIADRVGRRSTLGGLAVLIAIFSLFAPMLLDGEPFRQDVFILVGFALLGLSYGQAAGAVSSNFEPQYRYTGAALTSDLAWLFGAAFAPLVALGLSAHFGLAYVSIYLLSGAICTLVALRVNRSLELRD, from the coding sequence ATGTCCAGTATTAATCATGAACAAAACGCTGTCGCACCGCCCTCCTTTGAGCGTGATGCGAGGGCCTCAGTTGCAGACCACTCCAAGATTGCGCCGGGTGAAATCGCCATCGGCGTAATCATTGGCCGGGCCTCCGAGTACTTTGATTATTTCGTTTACGGAATTGCATCGGTACTGGTGTTTCCCGAGATATTTTTCCCGTTCGAGAGCCGACTGGACGGGACGCTGCTGTCGTTCGTGATCTTCTCGTTTGCCTTCATCGCCCGGCCCATCGGGACCGTGGCGTTCATGGCGATTCAGCGGCGTTGGGGGCGCGGGGCCAAGCTGACCGGGTCGCTGTTTCTGCTGGGGATTGCCACGGTCGGAATTGCCTTCTTGCCGGGGTACGCCAGCCTGGGGTTCACGTCCATCGTGTTTCTGTCGGTACTGCGTTTCCTGCAAGGGATTGCGCTGGGTGGCTCCTGGGATGGCCTGCCCTCTCTGCTGGCACTGAACGCCCCCAAGAACCGCCGTGGCTGGTACGCCATGATTCCCCAGTTGGGCGCGCCTATTGGTTTCATTGTGGCCAGTGGCCTGTTCCTGTACTTGCATTCCAGTCTGTGGCCCGTGGACTTCATGGACTGGGGCTGGCGCTATCCGTTCTACGTGGCTTTTGCGATCAACGTGGTGGCACTCTTTGCCCGCCTGCGCCTGGTGGTCACCGACGAGTACGACCATTTGCTTAACGAGCACAAGCTAGAGCCCAGCCCGGTGGTTGAGCTGGTACAGGCCCAGGGCAGCAACCTGCTGATTGGCGCTTTTGCCGCTCTGGCCAGCTACGCACTTTTCCACCTGGTCACGGTTTTTCCGCTGTCGTGGATCACCTTGTACGCGACCCAGCCGGTGGCCGATGTGCTGGTCATCCAGATGATCGGTGCAGCCATTGCCATGTTGGGCATCATTGCGTCCGGGGTGATTGCAGACCGTGTGGGGCGGCGTAGCACGCTGGGCGGTCTGGCGGTACTGATCGCGATCTTCAGCCTGTTTGCGCCCATGCTGCTCGATGGCGAGCCGTTCCGGCAAGACGTGTTCATTCTGGTGGGGTTCGCGTTGCTGGGTCTGTCGTACGGCCAGGCAGCGGGTGCGGTCAGCTCCAACTTTGAGCCCCAGTACCGCTACACCGGCGCGGCTTTGACATCTGATCTGGCCTGGCTATTTGGTGCCGCATTTGCGCCCTTGGTCGCCTTGGGCTTGTCGGCCCATTTCGGGCTGGCTTACGTCAGTATCTATCTGCTGTCGGGAGCGATTTGCACCTTGGTGGCGCTGCGGGTCAACCGGTCCTTGGAGCTGCGTGACTAG
- the cyoA gene encoding ubiquinol oxidase subunit II, with protein sequence MPSFKKLRGLLLFPAIVLLAGCNTVLMNPSGDVALQQRDLIVVSTVLMLLIIVPVIALTLLFAWRYRKSNTEATYDPEWHHSTQLELVIWAAPLLIIIALGAITWISTHTLDPYRPLQRIDASRDVIPGTAPLVVEVVALDWKWLFIYPELGIATVNELVAPVDRPIAFKITASSIMNSFFVPALAGQIYAMPGMETKLHAVINKAGEYEGFSANYSGAGFSGMRFKFLGMSNEKFDAWAKATKAGGGELSRDSYIQLAQPSERDPVRRYATVAPDLYDAILNRCVEANRMCMKDMMAIDASGGQGKPGAYNIASLDPATRKRLGLENAPARTYVGAMCTAANPTGAALVSAVQPS encoded by the coding sequence ATGCCCTCCTTCAAAAAACTACGCGGATTGCTTCTGTTTCCAGCCATCGTTTTACTGGCAGGTTGCAACACCGTACTGATGAATCCCTCCGGTGATGTGGCACTGCAACAACGCGATCTGATCGTCGTATCCACGGTGCTGATGCTGCTGATCATCGTCCCCGTGATTGCCCTGACTTTGCTGTTCGCCTGGCGTTATCGCAAGTCCAATACAGAGGCCACCTACGATCCTGAATGGCACCACTCCACCCAACTGGAGTTGGTGATCTGGGCAGCCCCGCTACTGATCATTATTGCCCTGGGGGCCATCACCTGGATCAGCACCCACACCCTGGATCCGTACCGCCCCCTGCAGCGCATTGACGCCAGCCGCGATGTCATTCCGGGCACCGCGCCGCTGGTGGTGGAAGTAGTCGCACTCGACTGGAAATGGCTGTTCATCTACCCCGAGCTGGGCATCGCCACGGTGAATGAGTTGGTGGCCCCGGTGGACCGCCCCATCGCCTTCAAGATTACCGCGTCGTCGATCATGAATTCATTTTTTGTTCCTGCGCTGGCCGGCCAAATCTACGCTATGCCGGGCATGGAAACCAAGCTGCATGCTGTGATAAACAAAGCCGGCGAATATGAGGGCTTCTCGGCCAACTACAGCGGCGCAGGCTTCTCGGGCATGCGCTTCAAGTTCCTCGGTATGAGCAATGAAAAATTCGATGCATGGGCCAAGGCCACCAAGGCGGGCGGTGGCGAACTGAGCCGCGACAGCTACATCCAGCTGGCCCAACCCAGCGAGCGCGACCCGGTACGCCGCTACGCCACGGTGGCACCCGACTTGTACGACGCTATCTTGAACCGCTGTGTGGAGGCCAACCGAATGTGCATGAAAGACATGATGGCCATTGACGCCAGCGGCGGACAGGGTAAGCCCGGTGCTTACAACATCGCCTCGCTGGACCCCGCCACGCGCAAGCGCTTGGGGCTGGAGAACGCACCAGCCCGCACTTACGTGGGAGCCATGTGTACCGCGGCCAACCCCACCGGTGCCGCATTGGTGTCGGCTGTCCAGCCCAGTTAG
- the cyoB gene encoding cytochrome o ubiquinol oxidase subunit I, which produces MFDNLDLTKLIFGRLTWDAIPFHEPILLATFIAVAIGGAAVLGALTYFKLWGYLWNEWFTSIDHKKIGIMYMILGLVMLLRGFADAVMMRLQQALSFGDSTGFLPPHHYDQVFTAHGVIMIFFVAMPFVTGLMNFVLPLQIGARDVAFPFLNNFSFWMTAGGAGLTMASLFVGEFARTGWLAYPPLSGILYSPDPGVDYYIWSLQIAGVGTLLSGINLLATIVKMRAPGMGLMKMPIFVWTALCTNVLIVMAFPVLTAVLGLLSMDRYVGTNFFTNDFGGNAMMYVNLIWIWGHPEVYILVLPIFGVFSEVVATFCSKRLFGYASMVYATIVITILSYLVWLHHFFTMGSGASVNSFFGITTMIISIPTGAKIFNWLFTMYRGRIRFEVPMLWTMGFMVTFTIGGMTGVLLAVPPADFVLHNSLFLIAHFHNVIIGGVVFGTFAGITYWFPKAFGYKLDAFWGKCAFWFWCIGFYFAFMPLYVLGLMGVTRRMSHFEDPSLQIWFVVAAFGAFLIAIGIACFLITLVVSFIRRESLRDTTGDPWGGRTLEWSTSSPPPPYNFAFTPRVHDLDAWWDMKKHGYVRPLTGFIPIHMPKNTAAGMVIAGISTVIGFALIWHMWLLAGVAFIALLVACIAHTFNYKRDYHIPANEVVRIEAARTQLLASHV; this is translated from the coding sequence ATGTTCGACAACCTCGATCTTACGAAGCTCATTTTTGGCCGTCTCACCTGGGACGCGATTCCATTCCACGAACCCATCCTGTTGGCGACTTTTATCGCCGTCGCGATCGGTGGCGCTGCCGTGCTGGGGGCTCTCACCTATTTCAAACTCTGGGGTTACCTTTGGAACGAGTGGTTCACCAGTATTGACCATAAAAAAATCGGCATCATGTACATGATCCTGGGTCTGGTGATGCTGCTGCGTGGCTTTGCCGACGCGGTGATGATGCGCTTGCAGCAGGCCTTGTCGTTTGGTGACTCCACCGGCTTTTTGCCGCCACACCATTACGACCAGGTCTTCACCGCGCATGGCGTGATCATGATCTTCTTCGTGGCCATGCCGTTCGTGACCGGGTTGATGAACTTCGTGCTGCCGTTGCAGATCGGTGCGCGCGACGTCGCCTTTCCTTTCCTGAACAACTTCAGCTTCTGGATGACGGCCGGTGGTGCGGGTCTGACGATGGCATCGTTGTTCGTGGGCGAGTTTGCCCGCACCGGCTGGCTGGCTTACCCGCCGTTGTCCGGCATTTTGTACAGCCCTGACCCAGGGGTGGATTACTATATTTGGTCGCTGCAGATCGCGGGTGTGGGTACCTTGTTGTCCGGTATCAATCTGCTGGCCACCATCGTCAAAATGCGCGCGCCAGGCATGGGCCTGATGAAGATGCCTATCTTTGTCTGGACGGCGCTGTGCACCAACGTGCTGATCGTCATGGCCTTCCCGGTGCTGACCGCGGTGCTGGGCCTGCTGTCGATGGACCGCTATGTCGGCACGAACTTCTTTACCAATGATTTCGGCGGCAACGCCATGATGTATGTGAACCTGATCTGGATCTGGGGCCACCCCGAGGTCTATATCTTGGTGCTGCCCATTTTCGGTGTGTTCTCCGAAGTGGTAGCCACGTTCTGCAGCAAGCGCCTGTTTGGCTACGCGTCCATGGTGTATGCCACCATCGTGATCACCATCCTGTCGTACCTGGTGTGGCTGCACCACTTCTTCACCATGGGATCAGGGGCGAGCGTCAACTCGTTCTTCGGCATCACCACCATGATCATCTCCATCCCCACCGGGGCCAAGATTTTCAACTGGCTGTTCACCATGTACCGGGGCCGTATCCGCTTTGAAGTGCCGATGCTGTGGACCATGGGCTTCATGGTCACCTTCACCATCGGTGGCATGACCGGCGTGCTACTGGCCGTGCCCCCGGCCGACTTCGTGCTGCACAACAGCCTGTTCCTGATTGCCCACTTTCACAACGTGATCATCGGTGGCGTCGTGTTCGGCACCTTTGCAGGTATCACCTACTGGTTTCCCAAAGCCTTCGGCTACAAGCTGGATGCGTTCTGGGGCAAGTGTGCATTTTGGTTCTGGTGCATTGGTTTCTACTTCGCCTTCATGCCGCTGTATGTGCTGGGCCTGATGGGCGTGACCCGTCGCATGAGCCATTTTGAAGACCCATCGCTGCAGATCTGGTTTGTAGTTGCAGCGTTCGGTGCCTTCCTGATTGCCATCGGTATCGCCTGTTTCCTGATCACACTGGTGGTGAGCTTCATCCGCCGCGAATCCCTGCGCGACACCACGGGCGATCCTTGGGGTGGCCGTACCCTGGAATGGTCCACCTCGTCGCCACCACCGCCTTACAACTTTGCGTTTACGCCCCGTGTCCATGACCTGGATGCCTGGTGGGATATGAAGAAGCATGGCTATGTACGTCCGCTTACCGGCTTCATTCCGATCCACATGCCCAAGAACACGGCTGCAGGTATGGTGATCGCAGGCATCAGCACGGTCATAGGCTTTGCGCTGATATGGCACATGTGGTTACTGGCAGGTGTAGCATTTATTGCCCTGCTGGTTGCCTGCATTGCCCACACGTTTAACTACAAACGCGATTACCACATTCCTGCCAACGAAGTCGTGCGCATCGAAGCTGCGCGTACCCAACTGCTCGCCAGCCATGTCTGA
- the cyoC gene encoding cytochrome o ubiquinol oxidase subunit III, which produces MSDMTATSSVGTANVPSNMQFFEPTEQHPENGTLLGFWIYLMSDCLIFACLFAVYAVVGRSYAAGPSGADLFDLPLVALNTSMLLLSSITYGFAMLEMQKNRLKPTIVWLIITGLLGAAFIGLELYEFTHLIHEGAGPQRSAFLSAFFTLVGTHGLHVTFGIIWLVTLLFQLGKHGLIPENRRRLMCLSMFWHFLDVVWIGVFTFVYLMGVL; this is translated from the coding sequence ATGTCTGATATGACCGCCACCTCCTCCGTCGGCACTGCCAACGTGCCCAGCAATATGCAGTTCTTCGAGCCCACCGAGCAGCATCCCGAAAACGGCACCTTGCTGGGTTTCTGGATCTACCTGATGAGCGACTGCCTCATCTTTGCCTGCCTGTTTGCGGTGTACGCCGTGGTCGGCCGCAGCTATGCGGCCGGGCCATCGGGTGCCGACCTGTTCGATTTGCCACTGGTGGCGTTGAACACCTCAATGTTGCTGCTGTCCTCCATCACTTACGGCTTTGCGATGCTGGAGATGCAAAAAAACAGGCTCAAGCCAACCATCGTGTGGCTGATCATTACCGGGTTATTGGGCGCAGCCTTCATCGGGCTGGAGCTGTATGAGTTCACCCACCTGATCCACGAAGGCGCAGGCCCACAGCGCAGTGCATTTTTGTCTGCCTTCTTCACGCTGGTAGGTACACACGGCCTTCACGTCACCTTCGGCATCATCTGGCTGGTCACTCTGCTGTTCCAGCTCGGCAAGCATGGACTGATCCCCGAAAACCGCCGCCGCCTGATGTGTCTGTCGATGTTCTGGCACTTTCTGGACGTGGTCTGGATTGGCGTATTTACCTTTGTCTACCTGATGGGAGTGCTGTAA
- the cyoD gene encoding cytochrome o ubiquinol oxidase subunit IV gives MGAHTEHEHHGSHGDHSEHGHGDTGSHSTLKGYVTGFVLAVVLTVIPFWLVMGKVFDKPHVTAIVILAIAAVQIVVHMIYFLHMNSKLEGGWSLLALIFTLMLLVIMLTGSIWVMFHLNANMMPVSAHEMKNMP, from the coding sequence ATGGGCGCACACACTGAACACGAACACCACGGCAGCCATGGTGACCACAGCGAACACGGCCATGGAGACACCGGCAGCCACAGCACCCTCAAAGGATATGTGACGGGCTTTGTGCTGGCGGTGGTCTTGACGGTCATTCCCTTCTGGCTGGTGATGGGCAAGGTCTTTGACAAACCCCACGTCACGGCGATTGTCATTTTGGCCATTGCCGCCGTACAGATCGTGGTCCACATGATTTATTTTCTGCACATGAACAGCAAGCTGGAAGGTGGTTGGTCGCTATTGGCGCTGATCTTCACCCTCATGCTGTTGGTGATCATGTTGACCGGATCGATCTGGGTCATGTTCCATCTGAATGCGAACATGATGCCGGTGTCGGCCCATGAAATGAAGAACATGCCTTGA
- a CDS encoding SURF1 family protein, with protein MTLSSAKPSATHSGPQHVGLLLFLAAVVFAIFAALGTWQVQRLFWKLDLIARVDQRVHALEVEAPTSDQWPHLDASNAEYRRVRVTGTFLAKQDTLVQAVTERGSGFWVMAPLRRTDGTVVMINRGFVQPETTRAIAPPVADASQQSTVTGLLRMDQSGGAFLRQNDPSHQRWYSRDVQAIGKALGLTQVAPYFVDADAVAAPTPQPSADGAPVYPVGGLTVIAFHNSHLVYALTWYTLAAMVAGAAWYFSRSARRLRDHPFAKEPERAADD; from the coding sequence TTGACCTTGTCTTCAGCCAAGCCATCGGCAACACATTCGGGCCCACAACATGTGGGCCTTTTACTTTTTCTGGCCGCAGTGGTTTTTGCCATCTTCGCTGCGCTCGGAACTTGGCAAGTGCAGCGGCTTTTCTGGAAGCTCGACCTGATCGCCCGGGTAGATCAGCGCGTACATGCCCTGGAGGTGGAGGCACCCACTTCCGATCAATGGCCGCACCTCGATGCGTCGAACGCTGAATACCGGCGTGTCCGCGTCACTGGAACATTCTTGGCGAAGCAAGACACCCTGGTGCAAGCCGTCACAGAGCGCGGCAGTGGCTTTTGGGTCATGGCACCGCTGAGGCGCACCGATGGCACGGTGGTAATGATCAACCGCGGCTTTGTACAGCCCGAGACTACCCGGGCCATCGCACCGCCCGTGGCGGATGCAAGCCAGCAATCCACCGTCACAGGGCTGCTGCGCATGGACCAATCCGGCGGTGCCTTTTTGCGGCAGAACGACCCCAGCCACCAGCGCTGGTATTCGCGCGATGTCCAGGCCATCGGCAAAGCACTGGGCCTGACCCAAGTAGCACCCTACTTTGTCGACGCGGATGCAGTCGCCGCACCGACACCGCAACCGTCCGCTGACGGTGCCCCCGTGTACCCCGTGGGGGGATTGACCGTCATAGCCTTCCACAATAGCCATCTGGTATACGCTCTGACTTGGTACACGCTCGCGGCCATGGTGGCAGGGGCTGCATGGTATTTTTCGCGCTCGGCGCGGCGACTGCGCGACCACCCATTCGCCAAGGAACCCGAACGTGCTGCAGACGACTAA
- a CDS encoding ATP-binding protein, whose translation MLQTTKTPSALSTLAPGLEDATGRKNMHQLVQLRWIAVIGQIVTILVVHFGFGIALPLGTMFTLLGCLIVFNIASLLRAKMFQDVSNGELFFALLVDVGMLTTQLYLSGGATNPFAFLYLLQVTLGAMLLQAWSTWTMVAITAACFAGLARFGAPLSLPIDHDQGLNSPYIQGMLICFMLNAALLVVFITRIGRNLRERDSRLADLRQRAAEEEHIVRIGLLASGAAHELGTPLATLAVILGDWRHMPHFTNDPELLQEIDEMQTQLLRCKAIVSNTLLSAGEARGEFSVKTTICSFLDDLVEEWRATRPVYAFAYSNAFGHDLPMASDLALKQMVYNVLDNALDASPRWIQLQANREADALTLTVTDEGPGFAPAMLAHFGKPFQSSKGRTGGGLGLFLVLNVARTLGGNVTAFNRVEGGAVVKITLPLATFAMGKTASNAG comes from the coding sequence GTGCTGCAGACGACTAAAACACCAAGCGCACTATCCACGCTAGCCCCGGGCCTGGAAGATGCCACGGGGCGCAAGAACATGCACCAACTGGTGCAACTGCGCTGGATCGCTGTCATCGGCCAAATTGTGACGATTCTGGTCGTGCACTTTGGCTTTGGCATTGCCCTCCCCCTGGGCACGATGTTCACGCTGCTGGGCTGCCTGATTGTCTTCAACATTGCCAGCTTGCTCCGCGCCAAAATGTTCCAGGACGTCAGCAACGGCGAGCTGTTCTTCGCACTGCTGGTGGACGTGGGCATGCTCACCACCCAACTTTATCTGAGTGGGGGGGCCACCAATCCATTCGCATTTTTATACCTGCTGCAGGTTACGCTGGGTGCCATGCTGCTCCAAGCCTGGTCCACCTGGACCATGGTGGCTATTACCGCGGCGTGCTTCGCGGGCTTGGCACGCTTCGGCGCACCACTGTCGTTACCGATTGACCACGACCAAGGCCTGAACAGCCCCTACATCCAGGGGATGTTGATCTGCTTTATGCTCAATGCCGCCTTGCTGGTGGTTTTCATCACGCGCATCGGCCGCAATCTGCGTGAACGCGACAGCCGTCTGGCCGACCTGCGCCAACGTGCGGCGGAAGAGGAACACATTGTGCGCATCGGTTTACTGGCATCAGGTGCGGCGCACGAACTCGGCACCCCGCTGGCCACCCTGGCGGTGATTCTGGGTGACTGGCGGCACATGCCACACTTCACCAACGATCCCGAGCTTCTGCAAGAAATCGATGAAATGCAAACCCAGTTGCTGCGCTGCAAAGCCATTGTCAGCAACACCCTGCTATCGGCGGGCGAGGCACGCGGCGAGTTCTCGGTCAAAACCACCATTTGCAGCTTTTTGGACGACCTGGTTGAAGAGTGGCGCGCCACCCGCCCGGTTTACGCCTTCGCCTACTCCAATGCATTTGGCCATGACCTACCGATGGCGTCCGACTTGGCACTCAAGCAAATGGTCTACAACGTGCTGGACAACGCGTTGGACGCCTCCCCTCGCTGGATACAGTTGCAGGCAAACCGCGAGGCCGATGCGCTGACACTTACCGTCACCGACGAAGGCCCGGGGTTCGCCCCCGCCATGCTGGCCCATTTCGGCAAACCCTTCCAATCCAGCAAGGGTCGTACCGGCGGCGGCCTGGGGCTGTTTTTGGTTCTCAACGTTGCCCGTACGCTGGGCGGCAATGTCACCGCATTCAACCGCGTGGAAGGCGGTGCCGTTGTAAAAATCACCCTGCCCCTTGCCACATTCGCCATGGGGAAGACTGCATCCAATGCCGGTTGA
- a CDS encoding response regulator transcription factor translates to MPVESTERLLLIVEDDDAFARTLGRSFERRGYTVMLATTLEAVATLLQKRTPGYAVVDLKLNGDASGLACVQTLHMHNTSMLIVVLTGFASIATAVESIKLGACHYLAKPSNTDDIEAAFGRAAGNVEVQLTNRATSIKTLEWERIHEMLAETGFNISETARRLGMHRRTLARKLEKQQVK, encoded by the coding sequence ATGCCGGTTGAATCCACCGAACGCCTGTTGCTCATCGTGGAAGACGATGATGCCTTTGCCCGCACGCTGGGCCGCTCTTTTGAGCGGCGCGGCTACACCGTCATGCTCGCCACCACCCTGGAAGCCGTGGCCACCCTGCTGCAAAAGCGCACACCCGGTTACGCTGTGGTGGACCTCAAGCTCAATGGCGACGCCTCCGGCCTGGCTTGCGTGCAGACACTGCACATGCACAACACCAGCATGCTGATCGTAGTGCTCACCGGCTTCGCCAGCATCGCCACGGCCGTGGAGTCCATCAAGCTCGGCGCCTGCCACTACCTGGCCAAACCCTCCAACACGGACGACATCGAAGCCGCCTTTGGCCGCGCCGCGGGCAACGTCGAGGTACAGCTCACCAACCGGGCCACCTCCATCAAAACGCTGGAATGGGAACGCATCCACGAAATGTTGGCTGAAACCGGCTTCAACATCTCCGAAACCGCCCGCCGCCTGGGCATGCACCGCCGCACCCTGGCACGTAAACTGGAAAAGCAGCAGGTGAAATAG